A window of the Rhizobium brockwellii genome harbors these coding sequences:
- a CDS encoding GH1 family beta-glucosidase — MIDPKKLAERLPGDFTFGVATAAFQIEGASKADGRKPSIWDAFCNMPGRVHNRDNGDVACDHYNRLEQDLDLIKEMGVEAYRFSIAWPRIIPEGTGPVNEAGLDFYDRLVDGCKARGIKTFATLYHWDLPLLLAGEGGWTARSTAYAFQRYAKTVMNRLGDRLDRVATFNEPWCIVWLSHLYGIHAPGERNMQAALHAMHYMNLAHGLGIEAIRSEAPNVPVGLVLNAASIIPGSDSPADLAAGERAHQFHNGAFFDPVFKGEYPKEFVEALGDRMPVIEDGDLKLISQKLDWWGLNYYKPERVTDDGERKGDFPWTVEAPPASDVKTDIGWEIYAPGLKLSIEDLYRRYELPECYITENGACDNTDVIDGEVDDTMRLDYVGDHLEIVAGLIKDGYPLRGYFAWSLMDNFEWAEGYRMRFGLVHVDYETQLRTVKKSGKWYRELAAQFPKGNHKAV; from the coding sequence ATGATCGATCCGAAAAAACTGGCAGAGCGCTTGCCCGGCGACTTCACTTTCGGCGTCGCCACCGCTGCCTTCCAGATCGAAGGCGCCAGCAAGGCCGATGGCCGCAAGCCATCCATCTGGGATGCTTTCTGCAATATGCCTGGCCGCGTCCATAATCGCGATAACGGCGACGTTGCCTGCGATCACTACAATCGCCTGGAACAGGACCTCGATCTCATCAAGGAGATGGGTGTCGAAGCCTACCGGTTCTCGATTGCCTGGCCGCGCATTATCCCCGAAGGCACGGGTCCGGTGAACGAGGCCGGCCTCGATTTCTACGACCGGCTGGTCGACGGCTGCAAGGCGCGCGGCATCAAGACCTTCGCGACGCTCTACCACTGGGATCTGCCTCTGTTGCTCGCCGGCGAGGGCGGCTGGACGGCGCGCTCGACCGCCTATGCGTTTCAGCGCTATGCCAAGACGGTGATGAACCGCCTTGGCGATCGCCTCGACCGGGTGGCGACCTTCAACGAACCCTGGTGCATCGTCTGGCTCAGCCACCTCTACGGCATCCATGCTCCGGGCGAGCGCAACATGCAGGCTGCGCTTCACGCCATGCATTACATGAACCTTGCCCATGGTCTCGGCATCGAGGCGATCCGCTCGGAAGCCCCCAACGTGCCGGTCGGGCTTGTGCTCAACGCCGCCTCGATCATTCCCGGCTCCGACAGCCCGGCCGATCTTGCCGCCGGCGAGCGTGCGCATCAGTTCCACAACGGCGCCTTCTTCGATCCCGTCTTCAAGGGCGAATATCCGAAGGAATTCGTCGAGGCGCTCGGCGACCGCATGCCTGTTATCGAAGATGGCGACCTAAAGCTCATCAGCCAGAAACTCGACTGGTGGGGCCTGAACTATTACAAGCCCGAGCGGGTCACCGACGATGGCGAACGCAAAGGCGATTTCCCCTGGACGGTGGAGGCGCCGCCGGCAAGTGACGTCAAGACCGATATCGGCTGGGAAATCTATGCGCCGGGCCTGAAGCTGTCGATCGAGGATCTCTACCGCCGCTACGAACTGCCGGAATGCTACATCACCGAGAACGGCGCCTGCGACAACACCGATGTCATCGACGGTGAGGTCGACGATACGATGCGCCTCGACTATGTCGGAGATCACCTCGAAATCGTTGCCGGCCTCATCAAGGACGGCTATCCCCTGCGCGGCTATTTCGCCTGGAGCCTGATGGACAATTTCGAATGGGCGGAAGGCTACCGTATGCGCTTCGGTCTCGTCCATGTCGATTATGAAACCCAACTGCGCACGGTGAAGAAGAGCGGCAAGTGGTATCGCGAACTCGCGGCGCAATTCCCGAAGGGCAATCACAAGGCGGTTTAG
- a CDS encoding DoxX family protein, translating to MLSSIHLLRPHLLSLLRIVSSLVLFSYGTQKILHFPIAASVPPVGSLSWVAGFIELTLGFLVLVGFQTRIAAFVLSGLMAFAYFIGHASKGIYPAQNGGVAAILFCFVFLYLVAAGAGPLSVDNLLKRGRTAAA from the coding sequence ATGCTGTCTTCGATCCATCTGCTGCGGCCCCATCTGCTGAGCTTGCTGCGCATTGTCTCGTCGCTTGTGCTTTTCAGCTATGGAACGCAAAAGATTTTGCATTTTCCGATTGCGGCAAGCGTGCCGCCAGTTGGCTCGCTTTCCTGGGTTGCCGGATTTATCGAACTCACGCTCGGCTTCCTGGTTCTAGTGGGATTCCAGACCCGTATCGCAGCCTTCGTGCTCTCCGGCCTGATGGCCTTCGCCTATTTCATCGGGCATGCCTCGAAGGGCATCTACCCGGCCCAGAACGGCGGCGTCGCGGCGATCCTGTTCTGCTTCGTGTTTCTTTACCTGGTGGCGGCAGGTGCGGGACCGTTGAGCGTCGATAACCTTCTGAAGCGCGGCCGCACTGCTGCGGCCTGA
- a CDS encoding Gfo/Idh/MocA family protein — protein sequence MAIEASSEQTREPRIRLGMVGGGAGAFIGAVHRIAARIDDQYDLIAGALSASPEKAIASGRDLGLDPSRTYSSYREMAIREAKLKNGIEAVAIVTPNHVHYDAAKEFLKRGIHVICDKPLTSNLADAKKLKKIADESGALFVLTHNYTGYPMVRQAREMIANGELGDIRVVQAEYPQDWLTEAVEQTGQKQAAWRTDPAQSGVGGSTGDIGTHAYNLAAFITGLELDSLAADLDSFVPGRRLDDNAHVMLRFKAKGSEKPAKGMLWCSQVAPGHENGLMVRVYGTKGGLEWTQKDPNYLWYTPFGEPKRLITRGGAGSGAAAGRVTRVPSGHPEGYLEAFATIYTEAAHAINARKKGKAVDKAVVYPTVDDGVKGVAFVEACVASSKKNGAWVKL from the coding sequence ATGGCAATCGAAGCATCATCCGAACAGACACGCGAGCCGCGCATTCGGCTCGGCATGGTGGGCGGCGGCGCGGGCGCGTTTATCGGCGCGGTGCACCGTATCGCGGCACGCATCGACGATCAGTACGATCTCATCGCTGGCGCGCTGTCGGCTTCGCCCGAAAAGGCGATCGCATCCGGCCGCGACCTCGGCCTCGATCCGTCGCGGACCTATTCCAGCTATCGCGAGATGGCGATCCGCGAGGCGAAGCTGAAGAACGGCATCGAGGCGGTGGCGATCGTCACGCCGAACCATGTTCACTACGATGCGGCCAAGGAATTCCTCAAGCGCGGCATCCATGTCATCTGCGACAAGCCGCTGACATCCAACCTTGCCGATGCGAAGAAGCTGAAGAAGATCGCCGACGAGAGCGGCGCGCTCTTCGTGCTGACGCATAATTACACCGGCTATCCGATGGTCCGCCAGGCGCGCGAGATGATCGCGAACGGCGAACTCGGCGACATCCGCGTCGTCCAGGCCGAATATCCGCAGGACTGGCTGACTGAAGCGGTCGAGCAAACCGGCCAGAAACAGGCCGCCTGGCGCACCGATCCGGCACAGTCCGGCGTCGGAGGCTCGACCGGCGATATCGGCACGCATGCCTATAATCTCGCCGCCTTCATCACCGGTCTCGAGCTCGACAGCCTCGCAGCCGATCTCGACAGTTTCGTTCCGGGCCGCCGCCTGGACGATAATGCGCATGTCATGCTGCGGTTCAAGGCGAAGGGCTCTGAGAAGCCGGCCAAGGGCATGCTCTGGTGCAGCCAGGTGGCGCCCGGCCATGAAAATGGCCTGATGGTCCGCGTCTACGGCACCAAGGGCGGACTGGAATGGACCCAGAAGGACCCGAACTACTTGTGGTATACGCCTTTCGGCGAGCCGAAGCGGCTGATCACCCGCGGCGGCGCCGGTTCAGGCGCGGCTGCCGGCCGTGTCACCCGCGTGCCATCAGGGCATCCGGAAGGCTATCTCGAAGCCTTTGCGACGATCTATACGGAAGCTGCGCATGCGATCAACGCCCGCAAGAAGGGCAAGGCCGTCGACAAGGCAGTGGTCTACCCCACAGTCGATGACGGCGTGAAGGGTGTGGCCTTCGTCGAAGCCTGCGTCGCGTCTTCGAAGAAGAATGGTGCCTGGGTCAAGCTCTGA